The genomic region GCTTTCTCCACTGGAAGCCCGTGGTGGTGCACGATCTTCACGAATCCGTGCCATTTCTGTATACGAGCACCGGCACGGGTCCTTACAACGATGAGTACGACCCGATAGTCGTAAACGAATGGCATACGCTCGCTTATCAGGAGATCAACGAGCTCACTCGCCGGGGACTTCCAGGCATCTGGACACACGGCTTCTATGACGGGTGGGCGCCAAACTACACGCTTCTCGCAGTAGCCAATCTCCATAACTCGATCGGTCGCTTTTACGAGACGTATACGTCGTCAGGTGCCGGGTGCCGCCTGGTGCAGCTGCCCACAGCCGACACGACACGCCGATGGGATCGTTCCAATCCGCCGGTCAACGGCATCCGCTGGTGCATCCGGAACAACATCAACTTCCAGCAATCCGGCTCGCTCATCGCATTGCGGTACGTTGCCGATCATCGCGAGACATTCCTCACGAACTACGTCGCGAAAGCCGAGCGCATGATCGCCCGCGGGCGCAATTCCGCGCCGCATGCGTTTGTTATTCCCCGGAACCAGCGACACGCGGCCGAAGCGGCAGACATGGTCAATCTTTTCCGCGCGCAGGGAGCGGAGGTCCATGTCGCGACTGCTGACATGGCGCTGAAGGCCGCGCCGGAGAAGACTCCGGCAACGGACACTCTCCGCCGCGCCACTGATACCATCACGCGAGCCGGCGACAGTGTCACGCGTCCGACTCGAACTCCCGCCAGATCGACGCCGGTGATGGTTCGCACCGGCGACTGGATCGTTCGCCTCGATCAACCTTACTCAGCCACGGTCAGGACGTTGCTGGCGATCCAGAAATTCAAGGCCGACGATCCGCCTCCTTACGACGACACGGGCTGGACTATGGATGCACTTCGGCACGTGGAGACGATAAAGGTTACAGACTCGACGATCTTCACCCGGCCCATGCAGCTCATTACCCAGAACGCGACGGTGGCGGGGAGTACGGTGGGCACCGGCACGACGCTCATCGTCAAGCACCTCGGTGACTGGCGGTCAGCGGTGCTTCCCTGGAAGCTTCGCGGCGGGCGCGCGAGTGCGGCTGCGGCGACATTCACCGTCGGTGGTACGACGTATCCGGCCGGCACATTCATCATCGAGAATACGTCGTCACAAGCGCGGGACCTGGTGAGCGCGCTGGGGCTCAATGCTGTAGCAGTCTCGAGTGTGCCCTCGGTCAGAAAGCACCTTATCAACGTTCCCCGAACTGCCCTTCTGCATTCGTGGATCGAAACGCAGAACGAGGGATGGATTCGGTTCGCGTTCGACCAGATGGGCATACCATATACATATATCTCCGACCAGGACCTCAGGCGGGCCGGCACCCTGGACCGCTTCGATGTTGTCGTCTTCCCTCACGTGAGCGGAGCGGTGACGACGCTGCTCAATGGGCGTCCCATGGTTGGGCCGCCGATTCCCTGGAAAAAGACGGCGGCCACTCCGAACCTCGGGAAGTGGGACGAGACGGATGACATACGCGCCGGCATGGGACTCGAGGGTCTGGCCACGCTCAGGAGATTCGTCGAGCGTGGCGGCCTGCTGCTCGCGAGCGGGAATACCAGCCGGCTGCCCGTTGAGATGGGATTCAACACCAGCGTCACTCTCGCAACAACGCCTCGGCTCAACGCACGGGGTGCAATCTTCCGCGCGCAGCCGGTGGCAAAGGCGAGTCCGGTTCTTTACGGGTACGAAGGCAGCTCGTTCCCCGTGTACTTCAATCAGGCGCCGCTCTTCACGGTTGCCGCCAGGGACACGATCGTGGTGGAAGGCAGGAGCCCGGCGATCGATGCACAGCGAGAGAGAATGAGGGCGAAGGTAATCCTCAAGTTCCACGAGAAGGTGGACTCGCTTCTCGTGTCAGGCCTGCTTGCGAACGGGGATGAGCTGAACAATAAACCCGCGGTGGTGGATGCCCCCGTGGGGAAGGGTCACGTGATCTTGTTCAGCATCCGCCCGCTTTGGCGGTGGGAGTCTCAAGGCTCCTTCGCTTTGGCGCTGAACGCGATTGCAAATTGGAATCACCTCGACTTTTAGGGTTTTATTGCGCCTCGGGCGCCTGTGAGGGGGTCAGCCGCATCCGCTAACAACTGCGCACTCTACGGAGCCCGACTCTCCGCTGCGGCTCCCTCCTGGAGCCGCGGCTTCGAAAGCCGTCGGTCTCCTCGGTGCTTGTGTACGCTCCGCGGGCGAACCCCCTCACAACCGCCCTCCCGGCATGCCTCCCGAAGCAGGCGTGTCGCTATTCTCCCGCGCGTTAGCGACTTCACGGGGAGCTTGCGTCACCGCGGCCGCGGCGGGACGGAGGCTGAAACGCTCTCGGAGCCCTAACCCACGGGGCCGAGCAATTTCGCAGAGGAGAGGGGCGCACCCGGGCATTGGAGTGTTGGCAGACGGGGGCGCTGGGGGCATTCCGCTGACGCAGCGTGCGCAGTGCTAGCGGAGTCAGGGGAATGCCGCCAGCGGCCCAGGCGCACGGATGCTGACTAGTCCGCAGTCGAGCCCTCGACAGAACCAAATTGCGGCTTACCGTGTCTACAGGGGCAAATGACGGCGCTTCGAATCACCGATGAGAGCCGAGGCCGGGTGGACGAACGACAACTGATCGCGCGCGTGATTGCAGGCGAAAGCCGGGCACAGCGCGAGTTGTACGAGAGCCATGTGGACCGCGTGTATCGTCTCGCCTACCGCCTGGCTGGCGAAGACGAGCTTGCCCGCGACTTCACTCAGCTAACGTTCATCCGCGCATTTGAGCGAATTGCCGAGTTCAGGCACGACTCGTCGTTCGCGACGTGGCTTCACTCGATAGGCGTTTCCGTCGCGCTCAACGGGCTTCGCACCGTCAAGAAAATGCGCGCGCGGAACGTCCCGATCGAAGAGGCCCACGGCCTTGGCACCGCGGGGCGTGAGGCCGATCCCGATCTGAAAACGCGGCTCAAGGCGGCCGTTGACTCGCTGAGCGAAAAGTACCGAACGGTTTTCCTGATGCATGATGTCGAAGGATTCACACACGACGAAATCGGAGCGGCACTCGGCATTCCCGCCGGGACTTCGAAGACACGTCTCTTTCAGGGGCGCGCAAAGCTTCGCGAACAGCTCGCCGATTTCCGAGAGGAGTGGGTTTCATGATGAGTAACGACAACCGATTTGACGAGCTGCTCCAGAAAGCGGCGCAGCAGTACAACCAGCCACCAGCAGTCGTCCCTCGTGACGAGATGTGGGCGGCGATCGAGAAGGCGCAAGCCGAGCGGGCCGTGCGCCCGATGCGGATTGTCGCTTCTCCGACGCATCGTCCGCTCGCGCGTTACAGCTGGATCGGCGCCGTGGCTGCAGCAGTGCTGCTCGTTGCGACCGGTGTTGGAATTGGCCGGTGGTCGATGGAGAGCGGTGCGCCTGCTGAATCCGTCAAAAAAACTGTTGCACCGGCACCCGCTGACGTTGCCCGAATCGACACCGATCCGGCGCCCGAGTTCGCATCGACGCCCGAGATCGAGTCGGCGCCCGAAATCGAATCGGCTCGCGAGACTTCACCTGCGCGAACGGCCCAGACTCGGGTCGCGGGCGTCACTCCTCGGGCCGGATCGGAAACGGTTCGGAGCAGCACCACGACCCGGAGAGGCGCAGGCACGACGCTTCGCTCCGATGATCTCCCGCCCGGATCGGGCTATGGCTCCGTTGGATCCGTTCGGCCGGAAGGCCCCTATCAGGTGGCCGCCAATCGTCACCTCGCGAATGCTGAAGCGCTGCTGACGGCGTTCAGAACCGATTCGCGCGATGCAAGGATGGACGCGCAGCTGTCTACCTGGGCGCGTGACCTGCTGTCGAACACCCGTCTGCTGCTGGATTCACCGGCGGCCGACGATCCGCAGCGCGCCAGACTGCTCGGCGATCTCGAGCTCGTGCTGGCGCAGATAGTTCAGCTCTCGCCGGGTGCTGCGGCGCAGGACCGCGAGCTGATTGAAGGAAGCATTCAGAGTGGACAGGTAATGACACGCTTGCGCACCGCGATTCCCGCGGGGCCAACGAGAGGACTATAGGGAGAGATGATGAAGACAGCATTCATGGTCGTCACCGCGGCGTTTTTCATGAGCGGCGCGGGGAAGACTACCGACAAGGCTGCTCCACGCGGCGAGAAGCCCGGCCGCGATGCTGCGGCGGCAAAGGCTACGTCGCTTTCGGTGATGGCGCCGGCACCGTGGGCAGCGAAGGATCC from Gemmatimonadaceae bacterium harbors:
- a CDS encoding sigma-70 family RNA polymerase sigma factor translates to MTALRITDESRGRVDERQLIARVIAGESRAQRELYESHVDRVYRLAYRLAGEDELARDFTQLTFIRAFERIAEFRHDSSFATWLHSIGVSVALNGLRTVKKMRARNVPIEEAHGLGTAGREADPDLKTRLKAAVDSLSEKYRTVFLMHDVEGFTHDEIGAALGIPAGTSKTRLFQGRAKLREQLADFREEWVS
- a CDS encoding M14 family zinc carboxypeptidase — protein: MRLVRVILSVIPFVSALPAALAQQPVDSAYTARIRELTTTDRVWKFNTDLVESLPASSTVPSPLKVLGYVPGTLGRLSYVADINRYFRAIAAASPRTKLFSLGMSDEGREMILLAIADESTIANLETYRTQLARLADPRGLSAVEKARLIREAKPIYWLSGSIHSPETGSPEMLMELAYRLAVDESDNSRAIRSNVITLITPVTEVDGRDRMVDWDKQGRALQLGPGFAPLIYWGKYTAHDNNRDGMVLSQKLTQNFMAGFLHWKPVVVHDLHESVPFLYTSTGTGPYNDEYDPIVVNEWHTLAYQEINELTRRGLPGIWTHGFYDGWAPNYTLLAVANLHNSIGRFYETYTSSGAGCRLVQLPTADTTRRWDRSNPPVNGIRWCIRNNINFQQSGSLIALRYVADHRETFLTNYVAKAERMIARGRNSAPHAFVIPRNQRHAAEAADMVNLFRAQGAEVHVATADMALKAAPEKTPATDTLRRATDTITRAGDSVTRPTRTPARSTPVMVRTGDWIVRLDQPYSATVRTLLAIQKFKADDPPPYDDTGWTMDALRHVETIKVTDSTIFTRPMQLITQNATVAGSTVGTGTTLIVKHLGDWRSAVLPWKLRGGRASAAAATFTVGGTTYPAGTFIIENTSSQARDLVSALGLNAVAVSSVPSVRKHLINVPRTALLHSWIETQNEGWIRFAFDQMGIPYTYISDQDLRRAGTLDRFDVVVFPHVSGAVTTLLNGRPMVGPPIPWKKTAATPNLGKWDETDDIRAGMGLEGLATLRRFVERGGLLLASGNTSRLPVEMGFNTSVTLATTPRLNARGAIFRAQPVAKASPVLYGYEGSSFPVYFNQAPLFTVAARDTIVVEGRSPAIDAQRERMRAKVILKFHEKVDSLLVSGLLANGDELNNKPAVVDAPVGKGHVILFSIRPLWRWESQGSFALALNAIANWNHLDF